CGCCCAGTCGACCGACTCGCCGCCCCAGGTGTGGACCATCAGCCGGGCCCCGCCGGTCTCGGCCACCCGGGCTGCGGCGGCGAACTGTTCCCGGGTGAAATGGGATGCCAGGAGGGCATTCCCGCTCGTGGCGGCGCCGCCGGTCGCGATCAGCTTGATCCACTGGGCACCGTGGTCCAGGGAACGGCGCACGGCGTCGGTCAGTTGCGCGACCGAGCCGGCCTGGTCCGGACCGATCAGGTTCACGCTGATCTGTACGCGTGGGCCGGGCAGCGGACCGTCGCGCAGGTCCCGGCCCGCGCCGCCGCCGTCGCGGATGCTCGTGACGCCGCCCTTCAGCGTGTTGAGAAGGGCGGCCGCAGTGAGCTCCCGACGGTCCGCCGGCGTGCGGTTCTCGCGGTCGGACTGATGGAAGTCGTTCCAGGTGATGTGCGTATGCACGTCGAAGACGCCGGGGAGGAGCCAGCGGCCGGCGCCGTCGATGATCGGGCCCTCGGGTTCGGGGTCGACGGTGAAGACACCGTCGGCGAACCCGACCGACTCCCTGGTGACAAACGTCCCCTCGTGGTTGAGAACCCGGGCA
Above is a genomic segment from Kineosporia corallincola containing:
- a CDS encoding amidohydrolase family protein, with the protein product MRITGARVLNHEGTFVTRESVGFADGVFTVDPEPEGPIIDGAGRWLLPGVFDVHTHITWNDFHQSDRENRTPADRRELTAAALLNTLKGGVTSIRDGGGAGRDLRDGPLPGPRVQISVNLIGPDQAGSVAQLTDAVRRSLDHGAQWIKLIATGGAATSGNALLASHFTREQFAAAARVAETGGARLMVHTWGGESVDWAIEAGAGSLEHAMYLTQDQARRAAEAGLTYVPTLTIYQWLHDRIASGALPGVPLARIADAVTAHPQAVRAARDAGLPIALGSDFGTQQQHGTNLTEIAALIRAGLTGPEALLAATRNGAQLLNDAAGGVIAPGYRADAILLDADPTDPATFADASPVVAVIQNGVPA